In one Nitrososphaera sp. genomic region, the following are encoded:
- a CDS encoding branched-chain amino acid transaminase, with amino-acid sequence MTIISDEKSSRSGSSVSPLPDSEGKIWFNGAMVDFNEAKVHVLTHALHYGTGVFEGIRCYKTSQGSSAIFRLVDHVQRLINSGKIYFMDMGGYGRDKLCSAIIETVKANRMEECYIRPIAFYGYGKMGVNPMPNKVSVAIAVWKWDEYLKPDGMGARLMTSSWVRIDGKALPMHAKATANYANSALARVEALKAGFDEAIMLNSAGMVVEASAENIFIVRDGELSTPPTSSGALAGITRDSLLTIAREKGIKCQERDISRDELYTSDEVFLSGTAAELKPVGEIDHRRVGDGKAGPVTKQLKAAFERVVHGNDEKYSPLWLTPVT; translated from the coding sequence ATGACAATAATATCTGACGAAAAGAGCAGCCGTTCAGGCTCGTCCGTGTCTCCACTGCCAGACTCTGAAGGCAAGATCTGGTTCAATGGCGCGATGGTCGACTTTAACGAGGCCAAGGTCCACGTCCTTACACATGCGCTGCACTACGGGACTGGGGTGTTTGAAGGCATCCGCTGCTACAAGACTTCACAGGGCTCAAGCGCCATCTTCCGCCTCGTCGATCACGTCCAGCGGCTGATAAACAGCGGAAAAATCTACTTCATGGACATGGGAGGCTACGGCAGGGACAAACTATGCAGCGCCATCATTGAAACGGTGAAGGCAAACAGGATGGAAGAGTGCTACATCCGCCCAATAGCATTCTACGGCTACGGCAAGATGGGGGTAAACCCGATGCCAAACAAGGTCTCGGTTGCCATTGCGGTATGGAAATGGGACGAGTACCTAAAGCCGGACGGGATGGGCGCCCGGCTCATGACCTCCTCCTGGGTGCGAATAGACGGCAAGGCGCTCCCGATGCACGCCAAGGCAACCGCCAATTATGCAAATTCTGCCCTGGCACGAGTCGAGGCTCTCAAGGCCGGTTTTGACGAGGCCATAATGCTCAACTCTGCAGGCATGGTAGTTGAGGCAAGCGCTGAAAACATCTTTATTGTCAGAGACGGCGAGCTATCGACTCCTCCGACGAGTTCCGGCGCGCTTGCAGGCATTACCCGCGACAGCCTTCTCACGATCGCCCGCGAAAAGGGAATCAAATGCCAAGAGCGCGACATTTCACGCGACGAGCTTTACACCTCCGATGAAGTGTTCCTGTCAGGAACGGCCGCGGAGCTCAAGCCAGTAGGTGAAATTGACCACAGGCGCGTAGGCGACGGCAAGGCCGGCCCAGTTACGAAGCAGCTCAAGGCTGCTTTTGAGCGGGTCGTTCACGGAAACGATGAAAAATACAGCCCCCTCTGGCTCACTCCGGTAACCTGA
- a CDS encoding aspartate kinase, which yields MTAVTVAKFGGSALGANGTLIPKVIERIKQMQKESKVVAVFSAPLAESDGKVVSMTDVAIRLGKNYSTSTPPLEIEPLREVYEKIAEQYLAGSPLHKEFLNHLDRFYRQVIISLKQAAENRRFVDVIRSRTLAYSGEVTMSYLMDYVMQSQGIKSAHVSIESWPVITDENFEAANFMFAESKQNIDHLLDLVDRHDVVSMGGFIGKTVDGLETTYERGGTDRTAADIAILLHDNGNYQVKLDFEKDSAVLSADPRIVKEDLDFVPFLSYNEAKIAGMFGMKILDPIAIKEIDDLELDIPIVITDMAKPSEAVTTIMRSPPSNPSENPIRIVTGKKNCALVRIESISASYLLAALERDRQYHDFVKLSPYKIDDTEITRILFLDADYVRKYERHIRAYHHKAEMVYGRGVVTLIGDQMWRVPKIAATASSTVSEHDINILNIDAQEENSRILIVVEDKGSSVAEAVKAIHSTRKKIRTRMISK from the coding sequence TTGACAGCTGTAACAGTCGCCAAATTTGGTGGGAGCGCGCTTGGCGCCAACGGTACCCTGATTCCCAAGGTTATTGAGCGGATAAAGCAAATGCAGAAGGAATCCAAGGTAGTCGCCGTGTTTTCTGCCCCCCTTGCCGAAAGCGACGGCAAGGTCGTCTCGATGACTGACGTCGCGATAAGACTCGGAAAGAACTATTCCACCTCGACGCCTCCGCTTGAGATCGAACCGCTGCGCGAGGTTTACGAAAAGATCGCCGAGCAGTACCTTGCAGGCAGCCCGCTACACAAGGAGTTCCTGAACCATCTTGACAGGTTCTACCGCCAAGTTATAATTTCACTAAAGCAGGCGGCGGAGAACAGGCGGTTTGTGGACGTTATCAGGTCAAGGACGCTAGCATACAGCGGAGAGGTTACGATGTCGTACCTGATGGACTATGTCATGCAGAGCCAGGGAATAAAATCCGCGCACGTTTCAATCGAGAGCTGGCCCGTAATAACCGACGAGAACTTTGAGGCTGCCAACTTTATGTTCGCCGAGTCAAAGCAAAACATCGATCACCTGCTCGACCTTGTTGATCGCCATGACGTTGTCTCGATGGGAGGCTTTATTGGCAAGACGGTTGACGGCCTTGAGACAACCTATGAGAGGGGAGGCACCGACCGAACGGCAGCCGATATCGCCATCCTGCTCCACGACAACGGCAATTATCAGGTAAAACTTGACTTTGAAAAAGACAGCGCTGTCTTGAGCGCCGACCCAAGGATAGTAAAGGAAGATCTTGATTTCGTGCCCTTCCTCTCTTACAACGAGGCCAAGATTGCCGGAATGTTCGGGATGAAGATTCTAGACCCGATTGCCATCAAGGAGATTGACGACTTGGAGCTTGACATTCCCATCGTCATCACCGACATGGCAAAGCCCTCAGAAGCCGTGACCACCATCATGCGCTCGCCCCCCTCAAACCCGTCTGAGAATCCCATAAGGATTGTCACCGGAAAAAAGAACTGCGCGCTGGTGCGGATTGAGAGCATTTCCGCCTCTTACCTTCTGGCGGCGCTTGAACGCGACAGGCAGTATCATGATTTTGTAAAGCTGTCGCCCTACAAGATAGACGACACGGAAATAACGCGCATCCTCTTTCTCGACGCCGACTATGTCAGAAAGTATGAAAGGCACATCAGGGCGTACCATCATAAGGCCGAGATGGTGTACGGCAGAGGCGTAGTGACGCTCATTGGCGACCAGATGTGGAGGGTTCCGAAGATTGCCGCAACTGCAAGCAGCACGGTAAGCGAGCATGACATCAACATATTAAATATTGACGCGCAGGAGGAGAACTCTAGAATCCTGATTGTCGTCGAGGACAAAGGCTCCAGCGTTGCAGAGGCGGTCAAGGCCATACATTCGACTCGCAAGAAAATCCGCACGAGGATGATATCCAAGTAA
- the pyrI gene encoding aspartate carbamoyltransferase regulatory subunit: MSDTSQLLVRRIRDGTVIDHIEAGKALVVLRALSITGREGNVITVAMHVPSSKHGTKDIIKVENRFLETSETNKLALVAPRATINIIRDYKLVEKRKIQLPDSIVGIFKCPNLKCITNSGEDIRTIIDIIDKQKVVLKCRYCARALSIDELVF, encoded by the coding sequence GTGTCCGATACAAGCCAGCTACTTGTCAGGCGGATAAGGGACGGGACTGTCATTGACCACATCGAGGCCGGCAAGGCGCTTGTTGTTCTGCGGGCCCTGAGCATTACCGGGCGGGAGGGCAATGTCATAACCGTTGCAATGCATGTTCCAAGCAGCAAGCATGGTACCAAGGACATTATCAAGGTTGAAAACAGGTTTCTTGAAACAAGCGAGACTAACAAGCTGGCGCTTGTCGCGCCCAGGGCGACTATCAACATCATCCGCGACTACAAGCTTGTAGAGAAGCGCAAGATTCAACTTCCAGATTCGATTGTCGGCATCTTCAAGTGCCCAAACCTAAAGTGCATAACAAATAGCGGCGAGGACATCAGGACCATAATAGACATCATTGACAAGCAAAAAGTTGTCTTGAAGTGCAGGTATTGCGCGCGTGCGCTTTCCATCGACGAGCTAGTTTTCTGA
- a CDS encoding V-type ATP synthase subunit I, which yields MAETVKREKLVRSSPLKPVPMVRIAIVGLKKYRQVVISILHDMHIAQLEPLSKDAGAVLRTDKGSELHRQVSDQLLRIRGMTSVLPAVPVSSRVRFSNIEEVLDKAHSIDIDGAVSSLERQRENLLTRLSELENNIRLLDEFSFFPEDLGILNLGSARSFFGRVPFEKFESFRHALVGPNGEDVVLYANPAPAERQRKDKDANGKSAVRVIIVVSPRYPSHALATAVQTHGVHIEPVPKLSGKPSEIVREQSKTLSELKSQLAHIDSELAALSKSHMAELVSVEEQLEIENKKLEVIENSGSTTDAFAVEGWVPRSSVGPLRNSFQKHTANTTVVYELKTEEHPPTLMANPRRFKVFESFVRFYSLPSGDEFDPTVLFGLIFPVFYGLMLGDVGYATVILLVSRWVIRRVDGGKRDINIMPTPLRKFALTILKPVQMVKLARAMTPGAIIAIILGFCFNLYFGFHLNQYLFNYLNDHFGTHLPPDGAFLDPIGTYGLRKLLLFSGYVGLGMVSFGLILGILNSLREGEKKHVVGKLGWLVFGWGIVLLGLALLHHQHVNPVRHIEGVGYFALILGGIGLMFYGEGVRAIMELPSIISHILSYTRIVGILLASVILADVIDYIFVKTLHHSIPYVILGVLIFFIGHIFNIILGVFEPGIQGARLIYVEFFSKFYHGNGRPFRPFGSRRSYTYEQYQSGRE from the coding sequence ATGGCCGAGACTGTCAAGAGAGAAAAGTTGGTTCGGTCATCGCCGCTCAAGCCTGTGCCCATGGTCAGGATAGCCATAGTGGGCCTGAAAAAATACCGGCAGGTAGTAATTTCGATACTCCACGACATGCACATCGCCCAGCTTGAGCCCCTGTCAAAGGATGCAGGCGCGGTCTTGCGGACGGACAAGGGAAGCGAGCTTCACAGGCAGGTCTCGGACCAGCTGCTGCGAATCAGAGGCATGACAAGCGTGCTTCCTGCCGTCCCGGTTTCTAGCCGAGTAAGGTTTAGCAACATAGAAGAGGTTCTGGACAAGGCCCACTCAATCGACATCGACGGTGCAGTATCGTCGCTTGAGCGCCAGCGCGAAAACCTCCTGACCCGCCTGAGCGAGCTTGAAAACAACATCCGACTTCTTGACGAATTTTCATTCTTTCCGGAGGACCTTGGAATTTTGAATCTAGGGTCCGCGCGCTCTTTCTTTGGAAGGGTCCCTTTCGAAAAGTTTGAATCGTTCCGGCATGCGCTGGTCGGGCCCAACGGGGAGGACGTAGTCCTGTACGCAAACCCCGCGCCTGCAGAACGGCAGCGAAAGGACAAGGACGCCAACGGCAAGAGCGCAGTCCGCGTAATTATCGTAGTGTCGCCTCGCTACCCTTCACACGCGCTTGCCACGGCCGTCCAGACGCACGGGGTCCACATCGAGCCCGTTCCAAAACTCAGCGGCAAGCCCTCTGAAATCGTGAGGGAGCAGAGCAAAACGCTCAGCGAGCTCAAGTCCCAGCTGGCCCACATTGATTCTGAACTTGCGGCACTTTCAAAATCCCACATGGCTGAACTTGTCAGCGTCGAGGAGCAGCTCGAGATAGAGAACAAGAAACTTGAGGTAATCGAGAACTCGGGATCCACCACGGATGCTTTTGCGGTGGAAGGCTGGGTCCCAAGATCCAGTGTCGGACCGCTAAGAAATTCGTTTCAAAAGCACACCGCAAACACGACGGTGGTTTACGAACTCAAGACGGAAGAGCACCCGCCGACTCTGATGGCAAACCCCAGGCGCTTCAAGGTGTTCGAGTCGTTCGTGCGGTTCTATTCGCTGCCTTCCGGCGACGAGTTTGACCCAACAGTGCTTTTCGGGCTCATATTTCCAGTCTTTTACGGACTGATGCTCGGAGACGTAGGCTATGCGACGGTAATACTGCTCGTCTCGCGCTGGGTGATACGCAGGGTGGATGGCGGCAAGCGCGATATCAACATAATGCCCACTCCGCTCCGCAAGTTCGCCCTGACAATCCTAAAACCGGTCCAGATGGTCAAGCTTGCAAGGGCGATGACGCCGGGCGCAATAATAGCCATAATCCTTGGTTTCTGCTTCAACCTCTACTTTGGGTTTCACCTGAACCAGTACCTCTTTAATTATTTGAACGACCACTTTGGCACGCACCTGCCCCCTGATGGCGCGTTCTTGGATCCCATCGGGACATACGGGTTGCGAAAACTCTTGCTCTTTAGCGGGTACGTCGGCCTCGGGATGGTGTCATTTGGCCTAATCCTTGGCATATTGAACAGCCTTCGGGAAGGCGAGAAAAAGCACGTAGTTGGCAAGCTGGGCTGGCTGGTTTTCGGCTGGGGGATAGTGCTGCTTGGACTCGCGTTACTGCACCACCAGCATGTAAATCCAGTGCGGCACATCGAAGGAGTCGGCTACTTTGCCCTGATTCTTGGAGGCATCGGGCTGATGTTCTACGGCGAGGGCGTGAGGGCCATAATGGAGCTTCCCTCGATTATCAGCCACATCCTTTCGTACACAAGAATTGTTGGAATTCTTCTTGCCTCAGTTATTCTTGCCGACGTCATTGACTATATCTTTGTAAAGACGCTCCACCACAGCATCCCTTACGTGATCCTCGGCGTCCTGATATTTTTCATCGGCCACATCTTTAACATCATTCTCGGCGTATTTGAACCGGGAATTCAGGGAGCCAGGCTTATTTACGTCGAGTTCTTCTCCAAATTCTATCACGGAAACGGCCGGCCCTTCAGGCCCTTTGGCAGCAGGCGGAGCTATACCTACGAGCAGTACCAGTCCGGGCGAGAATGA
- a CDS encoding V-type ATP synthase subunit D, whose amino-acid sequence MPASANIRPTRLEYIRTKRRIAIAKKGLKLLKLKRQALILEFFNTSKTAAALRSSLQAELVKGYESIRMAEILAGSMRLENESMKIPQMSALQVTSKSVMGVRIPKLAGGKMEEVYSEYLLELPASINEAIKAYQQIHRIVLDVAEKETALRKLLHEIEKTKRKSNAIENVFIPRLQAAVKFITFRLDEMERDTFIMLKTVKRKMGEREELELEEAAHGDIEEETLSAS is encoded by the coding sequence ATGCCGGCAAGCGCAAACATCAGGCCGACGCGGCTGGAATACATCCGCACAAAACGCAGGATAGCAATAGCAAAGAAAGGATTGAAACTCCTAAAGCTCAAGCGCCAGGCGCTGATTCTGGAGTTCTTCAACACCAGCAAAACAGCCGCCGCGCTTCGCAGCAGCTTGCAGGCGGAACTTGTAAAGGGGTATGAAAGCATCAGGATGGCCGAGATACTTGCAGGCTCTATGCGGCTTGAAAATGAGTCAATGAAGATACCCCAAATGAGCGCGCTTCAAGTCACTTCCAAGAGCGTCATGGGCGTGCGGATCCCCAAACTGGCCGGCGGCAAGATGGAGGAGGTCTATTCAGAATACCTGCTCGAGCTCCCTGCATCAATAAACGAAGCCATCAAGGCGTATCAGCAAATTCACAGGATAGTGCTTGACGTAGCCGAGAAAGAGACCGCCCTGAGAAAGCTGCTCCACGAAATTGAAAAGACAAAGAGAAAGTCAAACGCCATTGAAAACGTGTTTATCCCAAGGCTCCAGGCCGCAGTCAAGTTCATCACCTTCCGTCTTGACGAGATGGAACGCGACACTTTCATCATGCTCAAGACGGTCAAGAGAAAGATGGGCGAACGGGAAGAATTGGAGCTGGAAGAGGCGGCGCATGGTGACATTGAGGAGGAAACTCTCAGTGCCAGCTGA
- a CDS encoding V-type ATP synthase subunit B produces MSKVAFKTLSKVAGPLVFVEGVTDAAYGEMVEIKLANGDRRQGQVLDTRQGLAIVQVFGPTYGIGVTGTTTKFLGETATLSVSDEMLGRTFDGLGKPRDNGPRIVSKQKFDLVGSGINPYSREEPSEFIQTGMSNIDGMNTLVRGQKLPIFSGAGLPHNLLASQIARQARVLASSESFSVVFAAIGITSEESNFFIKQFEESGALGRSVLFLNLSSDPSMERILTPRLALTTAEFLAYEREMHVLVIITDMTNYCEALREIAAAREEVPGRRGYPGYMYTDLASIYERAGKIKGRKGSVTQIPILAMPADDITHPIPDLTGYITEGQIVMSRDLHRLGIQPPVDVLTSLSRLMNQGIGKGRTREDHRSLADQLYATYAQGKDARALAAIVGEEALSETDRKYLKIANNFERKFVNQGVDENRSIEQTLEIGWELLSELSESEMKRIKPEFIAKYGKNREQSKVEA; encoded by the coding sequence ATGTCCAAGGTCGCCTTCAAGACGCTTTCAAAGGTCGCCGGTCCGCTCGTGTTTGTCGAAGGAGTCACCGACGCTGCTTACGGCGAGATGGTCGAAATCAAGCTTGCAAACGGCGACAGGAGGCAGGGGCAGGTGCTCGACACCCGCCAGGGTCTTGCAATCGTCCAGGTCTTTGGGCCAACTTATGGGATAGGCGTGACGGGCACCACTACAAAATTCCTCGGCGAGACGGCCACGCTTTCCGTTTCAGACGAGATGCTTGGAAGGACTTTTGACGGCCTCGGCAAGCCAAGAGACAACGGGCCCCGGATCGTCTCAAAGCAAAAATTCGACCTGGTAGGCTCCGGCATCAACCCCTACTCGCGTGAGGAGCCTTCGGAATTTATCCAGACAGGAATGTCAAACATTGACGGCATGAACACCCTTGTCCGCGGGCAGAAACTCCCGATATTTTCCGGCGCCGGTCTCCCGCACAACCTCCTTGCCTCCCAGATAGCAAGGCAGGCAAGGGTGCTGGCTTCTTCCGAGAGCTTCTCTGTCGTCTTTGCCGCCATCGGGATCACGAGCGAGGAATCCAACTTTTTCATCAAGCAGTTTGAAGAAAGCGGTGCGCTTGGAAGAAGCGTGCTGTTCCTCAACCTGTCATCTGACCCGTCCATGGAGCGCATCCTCACGCCGAGACTTGCTCTGACCACTGCCGAGTTTCTTGCATATGAGCGGGAAATGCACGTGCTCGTGATAATAACCGACATGACAAATTATTGCGAGGCACTAAGGGAAATCGCTGCAGCGCGCGAAGAAGTGCCCGGCAGACGAGGCTATCCCGGTTACATGTACACCGACCTTGCCTCTATCTACGAGAGGGCTGGCAAGATAAAGGGGAGAAAAGGTTCCGTGACCCAGATCCCTATTCTTGCAATGCCTGCTGACGATATCACCCATCCAATACCCGACCTGACAGGGTACATCACCGAGGGCCAGATTGTCATGAGCCGCGACCTGCACAGGCTCGGGATACAGCCGCCTGTTGACGTGCTTACGAGCCTCTCAAGGCTCATGAACCAGGGCATCGGCAAGGGCAGGACAAGGGAGGACCACAGGAGCCTTGCCGACCAGCTCTATGCCACATACGCCCAGGGAAAGGACGCAAGGGCACTTGCAGCAATAGTCGGCGAAGAGGCGCTCAGTGAGACAGACAGAAAGTACCTGAAAATAGCCAACAATTTTGAGCGCAAATTCGTAAACCAGGGCGTCGATGAAAACAGATCAATCGAGCAGACGCTTGAGATCGGCTGGGAGCTATTAAGCGAACTTTCGGAATCTGAAATGAAAAGAATCAAGCCTGAATTCATTGCAAAATACGGCAAGAACCGGGAGCAGTCAAAGGTGGAGGCATAG
- a CDS encoding V-type ATP synthase subunit A: protein MSASSGTVSRISGPVVVATGLEGTQMYDVVRIGELGLLGEVIRLEGNKTTIQVYEDTTGLRPGEKVINTKRPLSLQLGPGLLKSIYDGIQRPLDVLRQKSGDFIGRGSIIPALDQQKKWKFVPTKKRGESVRPGEIIGEVEETPLIIHKIMVPFGVEGQLTEVTEGSYTVNENVASVKTQSGIPSPQVDISLSHWWMVRMPRPVMKKLPPESPLLTGQRVLDTFFPLAKGGTAAIPGPFGSGKTVTQQQLAKWADSNVIVYVGCGERGNEMTEILTTFPELEDPKSKRPLMERTILVANTSNMPVAAREASIYTGITMGEYYRDMGYDVALMADSTSRWAEALREISGRLEEMPGEEGYPAYLGRRLAEFYERGGKAIVVSPEERVGSLTLVGAVSPPGGDFSEPVSQNTLRVTRVFWALDASLASRRHFPSINWLTSYSLYADDMNEWYRTNVSADWSALRKEALEILQRESELQEIVQLIGYDALPEPEKGVLDTARSLREDYLQQSAYDEVDTYASIKKQYLMLSAILEFGRMEGDAIKSGVSSSKVGSLEVRKAISSIKWTKEEKVEQLVGEIRSSMKQQFGSLLVEATR, encoded by the coding sequence ATGTCCGCATCATCTGGAACGGTTTCAAGAATTTCGGGCCCGGTGGTAGTTGCCACCGGCCTTGAGGGAACGCAAATGTACGACGTAGTCAGGATAGGAGAGCTGGGACTCCTGGGCGAGGTAATACGGCTTGAAGGTAACAAGACTACGATACAGGTTTACGAAGACACCACAGGGCTCCGCCCCGGCGAAAAGGTAATCAACACAAAAAGGCCGCTGTCGCTCCAGCTAGGACCGGGCCTCTTGAAGTCAATATACGACGGAATCCAGCGCCCGCTTGACGTGCTCCGGCAAAAGAGTGGCGACTTTATAGGAAGAGGCAGCATAATCCCCGCGCTTGACCAGCAGAAAAAGTGGAAGTTTGTCCCGACAAAAAAGAGAGGCGAGAGCGTTCGCCCCGGAGAAATAATCGGCGAGGTCGAAGAGACGCCCCTCATTATCCACAAGATAATGGTCCCATTTGGTGTCGAGGGTCAACTGACCGAGGTCACAGAGGGGAGCTATACCGTCAACGAAAACGTCGCCTCTGTGAAGACACAGTCCGGAATTCCGTCGCCGCAGGTGGACATATCGCTATCGCACTGGTGGATGGTAAGGATGCCGCGGCCCGTTATGAAAAAGCTGCCGCCAGAGTCTCCTCTGCTTACCGGCCAGCGCGTGCTTGACACGTTCTTTCCGCTGGCAAAGGGGGGGACTGCCGCCATCCCCGGGCCCTTTGGAAGCGGCAAGACCGTGACCCAGCAGCAGCTTGCCAAATGGGCTGACAGCAACGTGATTGTCTATGTCGGCTGCGGCGAGCGGGGCAACGAAATGACCGAAATCCTTACTACCTTTCCGGAGCTTGAGGACCCAAAGTCAAAGAGGCCCCTGATGGAGCGGACTATTCTTGTTGCAAATACTTCAAACATGCCTGTCGCAGCCCGCGAGGCGAGCATTTACACCGGCATCACGATGGGCGAATACTACCGCGACATGGGCTATGACGTGGCCCTCATGGCAGACAGCACATCGCGCTGGGCCGAGGCGCTGAGGGAAATTTCCGGCAGGCTTGAAGAAATGCCTGGAGAGGAGGGCTATCCCGCGTACCTGGGAAGGAGGCTAGCAGAGTTTTACGAGCGAGGAGGCAAGGCTATTGTTGTGTCGCCCGAAGAACGCGTTGGCTCGCTGACGCTTGTCGGAGCAGTTTCGCCGCCCGGCGGCGACTTTTCAGAGCCGGTCTCGCAAAACACGCTCAGGGTGACAAGGGTATTCTGGGCGCTTGATGCGAGTCTCGCATCTCGCAGGCACTTTCCGTCCATCAACTGGCTTACGAGCTACTCGCTGTACGCAGACGACATGAATGAATGGTACAGGACCAACGTATCTGCAGACTGGTCGGCCCTTCGCAAGGAGGCATTGGAAATATTGCAGAGGGAATCGGAGCTTCAGGAGATCGTGCAGCTGATAGGATACGATGCGCTGCCGGAACCGGAAAAAGGCGTCCTTGACACAGCTCGCTCCCTCAGGGAGGACTATTTGCAGCAGAGCGCATACGACGAAGTAGATACATATGCTTCGATCAAGAAGCAGTACCTCATGCTTTCTGCCATACTTGAATTTGGCAGGATGGAAGGCGATGCAATCAAGAGCGGCGTTTCTTCCTCAAAGGTAGGCTCGCTTGAGGTGCGCAAAGCAATTTCAAGTATCAAGTGGACTAAGGAGGAGAAGGTAGAGCAGCTCGTCGGGGAGATCCGGTCCAGCATGAAGCAGCAGTTCGGCTCACTGCTCGTGGAGGCGACTCGCTAG
- a CDS encoding V-type ATP synthase subunit F, with the protein MSSTAKTDQPGKIAVIGERELVIGYRLLGIDETFIVSSKEQAYKTMESLLASHKYALIIASHSVREALPSVLKAKVDSSLEPLVLFMPSLKGNVEEESIASLAKRVLGINIKMS; encoded by the coding sequence ATGTCTTCAACAGCAAAGACCGACCAGCCCGGCAAGATCGCCGTTATAGGCGAGCGCGAACTCGTGATAGGCTACAGGCTTCTCGGAATCGACGAGACCTTTATCGTTTCTTCAAAGGAGCAGGCCTACAAGACAATGGAGTCGCTGCTTGCCTCCCACAAGTACGCCCTGATAATTGCCAGCCACTCGGTCCGCGAGGCGCTGCCTTCCGTTCTTAAGGCCAAGGTCGATTCGTCCCTTGAGCCTCTCGTGCTGTTCATGCCGTCTCTAAAGGGAAACGTCGAGGAAGAGTCAATCGCCTCTCTGGCAAAGCGGGTCCTCGGGATAAACATCAAGATGAGCTAG
- a CDS encoding V-type ATPase subunit: protein MPASQYASSFGRLQALSVSFLSEDFIMQNLLKAKDINEMTKALEQTWYGPEIERASAVYQPPELLEVALNRHLVDTNRIALEATPFNGKAAVKAYLLKWDIRNIELILSSKSLGRTVTETEPFLVSSRNFPAGITAGNISHDEMKLILGQTTVEAVVNHLVKYSYGTVMLQYLDEYQKTKDLAPMTAALRSYYYRNLLESLRFFQGDEGVVREMARTEIDKQNVMTVLKAQESNMDKELVGKHLVEGGNITSAELLEIFNSKNISESASRIEARIPLGSVMTGFSKTRSLIDLELAFDKMITLHYVKRLKNVALSIGSIFYFIITSEHEWDNIKRIAYGKRYELPPERISSMLLFEKADRQGGPAS from the coding sequence TTGCCCGCATCGCAGTACGCGTCTTCCTTTGGCCGCCTTCAGGCCCTATCCGTCAGCTTTTTGTCAGAGGATTTCATCATGCAAAATCTTCTCAAGGCAAAGGATATCAATGAAATGACAAAGGCGCTTGAGCAGACATGGTATGGACCTGAAATCGAGCGGGCGTCTGCTGTCTACCAGCCGCCAGAGTTGCTGGAAGTCGCGCTTAACAGACACCTTGTCGACACGAACAGGATAGCCCTGGAGGCGACGCCGTTTAACGGAAAGGCCGCCGTAAAGGCCTACTTGCTAAAGTGGGACATTCGCAACATTGAGCTTATCCTGTCGTCAAAGAGCCTGGGCAGGACAGTGACGGAGACAGAACCCTTTCTTGTCTCGAGCAGAAACTTTCCCGCGGGCATTACTGCAGGCAATATCTCGCACGATGAGATGAAGCTGATCCTTGGCCAGACGACCGTGGAAGCCGTGGTAAACCATCTTGTAAAGTACAGCTACGGCACTGTAATGCTCCAATACCTTGACGAGTATCAAAAGACAAAAGACCTCGCTCCAATGACGGCAGCGCTCCGCTCGTACTACTACAGGAACTTGCTAGAATCGCTCAGGTTTTTCCAGGGCGACGAGGGAGTGGTGAGGGAGATGGCCAGAACGGAAATTGACAAGCAGAATGTCATGACGGTGCTAAAGGCCCAAGAATCCAATATGGACAAGGAACTTGTAGGCAAGCATCTTGTCGAAGGAGGCAATATAACCAGTGCCGAACTGCTAGAGATTTTCAACTCAAAAAACATTTCCGAGTCCGCGTCGCGGATCGAGGCGAGAATTCCGCTGGGCAGCGTGATGACCGGTTTTTCAAAAACTCGCAGCCTGATTGACCTTGAACTTGCGTTTGACAAAATGATTACACTGCATTACGTAAAGCGCCTGAAAAACGTGGCATTGTCGATTGGCTCCATCTTTTACTTTATCATTACCTCGGAGCACGAATGGGATAACATAAAGAGAATTGCTTATGGCAAGCGGTACGAGCTGCCCCCGGAGAGGATTTCTTCTATGCTTCTTTTTGAAAAAGCAGACAGGCAGGGAGGGCCGGCGTCCTGA